The following proteins come from a genomic window of Gossypium raimondii isolate GPD5lz chromosome 5, ASM2569854v1, whole genome shotgun sequence:
- the LOC105767907 gene encoding uncharacterized protein LOC105767907 isoform X2 has translation MEGINEKEEAQKGSSPAELGKWAEIQDTLKKRVITVDDFPWRLASPSESEPQQQQLKYVGGVDVSFSKEEPSMACGSLVVLDLLHDLRLVYQEYTCLSLDIPYVPGFLAFREAPILLHLLAKMKKDASPFYPQVLMVDGNGLLHPRGFGLASHLGVIANIPTIGVGKNLHHVDGLTQSGVRKLLEAEENKAKGIITLRGNSGFIWGVAMRSEQGSLKPVFVSVGHRVSLETAIEIVNMTCKFRVPEPIRLI, from the exons ATGGAAGGGATAAATGAGAAAGAGGAAGCACAAAAAGGTTCATCTCCGGCTGAATTGGGCAAATGGGCGGA GATTCAAGATACGCTCAAGAAAAGAGTGATTACGGTGGATGATTTCCCGTGGAGATTAGCCTCACCGTCGGAGTCGGAGCCACAGCAGCAACAGCTCAAGTATGTTGGAGGCGTAGACGTCAGCTTCTCCAAGGAAGAACCATCTATGGCATGTGGGAGTTTGGTGGTGTTGGACCTACTTCATGATCTACGCCTCGTCTATCAAGAGTACACTTGCCTCAGCCTTGACATTCCTTATGTCCCGGGCTTCCTTGCCTTCCGTGAG GCTCCCATTCTTTTACATCTCTTGGCGAAGATGAAAAAAGATGCTAGTCCTTTCTACCCACAG GTACTTATGGTGGATGGTAATGGATTACTTCACCCTCGAG GTTTTGGTTTGGCCTCTCATCTAGGTGTTATTGCTAATATTCCAACCATTGGTGTTGGAAAGAAC CTGCATCATGTTGATGGTCTTACTCAATCTGGGGTAAGAAAACTTCTCGAAGCTGAAGAAAACAAAGCCAAGGGCATTATTACTTTAAGAGGCAACTCAGGATTCATCTGGGGTGTG GCAATGAGATCAGAGCAAGGTTCACTGAAGCCTGTATTTGTTTCAGTTGGTCATAGAGTATCACTTGAAACTGCCATTGAGATTGTAAACATGACCTGCAAATTTCGTGTGCCAGAACCTATCAG GCTGATATAA
- the LOC105767905 gene encoding serine/threonine-protein kinase STY13, with amino-acid sequence MIGKMVEGPKFTGLMGGTDNNDNNYYDFTQGFYQKLGEGTNMSIDSLQTSNAGGSVSMSVENSSVGSNDSLTHILSHPGLKPVNRHNYSVSVGQSVIRPGKVGHALNDDALAQALMDNRYPTEGLPNYDEWTIDLRKLNMGSAFAQGAFGKLYKGTYNGEDVAIKILERPENSPEKAQVMEQQFQQEVMMLATLKHPNIVRFIGACRKPMVWCIVTEYAKGGSVRQFLTRRQNRAVPLKLAVKQALDVARGMAYVHGLGFIHRDLKSDNLLIAADRSIKIADFGVARIEVQTEGMTPETGTYRWMAPEMIQHRPYTQKVDVYSFGIVLWELITGLLPFQNMTAVQAAFAVVNKGVRPVIPNDCLPVLREIMTRCWDINPEVRPPFTDIVKMLEIAETDILTTVRKARFRCCMTQPMTID; translated from the exons ATGATTGGGAAAATGGTCGAGGGTCCTAAATTTACTGGACTTATGGGAGGAACTGACAACAACGATAACAATTACTATGATTTTACTCAAGGGTTTTACCAAAAGCTTGGAGAGGGTACTAACATGTCTATTGACAGTTTACAGACAAGTAATGCTGGTGGGTCTGTGTCCATGTCTGTTGAAAACAGCAGCGTTGGTTCTAATGATTCCCTAACTCACATTTTAAGCCATCCTGGTCTGAAGCCTGTGAACCGCCACAATTACTCTGTTTCTGTGGGGCAGAGCGTGATTCGTCCTGGTAAAGTTGGCCACGCACTTAATGATGATGCATTAGCACAAGCATTGATGGATAATAGGTACCCAACTGAGGGATTGCCGAATTATGATGAGTGGACTATTGATTTAAGGAAACTTAACATGGGTTCAGCTTTTGCTCAAGGAGCCTTTGGCAAGTTATACAAAGGTACATATAATGGTGAGGATGTTGCGATTAAGATATTAGAAAGGCCAGAGAATAGCCCCGAGAAGGCACAAGTTATGGAACAGCAGTTTCAGCAGGAAGTTATGATGCTTGCAACACTGAAGCATCCAAATATTGTGCGATTTATTGGGGCTTGTCGCAAACCAATGGTTTGGTGCATTGTGACAGAGTATGCAAAGGGTGGCTCAGTTCGACAGTTTCTAACAAGGAGGCAGAATCGTGCTGTGCCGTTGAAATTGGCAGTTAAGCAGGCATTGGATGTTGCAAGAGGGATGGCCTATGTGCATGGGCTTGGGTTTATTCACAGGGATTTGAAGTCGGATAATCTTCTAATAGCTGCTGATAGATCAATAAAGATTGCAGATTTTGGAGTTGCACGTATTGAGGTGCAGACTGAGGGCATGACTCCAGAGACTGGGACATACCGTTGGATGGCTCC AGAGATGATACAGCATAGACCCTACACGCAAAAAGTAGACGTGTATAGTTTTGGAATAGTCCTTTGGGAGCTCATCACTGGCTTGCTTCCTTTCCAGAACATGACTGCAGTTCAGGCAGCATTTGCTGTGGTGAACAAGGGTGTAAGGCCAGTTATTCCAAACGATTGCCTCCCTGTGCTGCGTGAGATCATGACACGTTGCTGGGACATAAACCCAGAAGTTCGTCCTCCCTTCACTGACATTGTGAAGATGCTTGAGATTGCTGAAACGGATATACTGACAACCGTGCGTAAAGCCCGGTTCAGGTGTTGCATGACTCAACCAATGACAATTGACTGA
- the LOC105767435 gene encoding AIG2-like protein D → MGEAVVAAHNVFVYGSLLADDVVRVLLNRVPTSSAALLNGFHRFSIKGRVYPAILPVRNRHVSGRVLMGITDPELHILDEFEDVEYQRTRVEVSLLESSDKLQAHAYVWSNASDPNLYGDWDFEEWKQVHKESFIKMTMGFMEEQELPGSKPRVATYESFYQQDAAEK, encoded by the exons ATGGGGGAAGCAGTAGTGGCAGCGCACAACGTATTCGTATATGGAAGCCTATTAGCAGATGATGTGGTCCGTGTCCTGTTGAATCGAGTCCCCACTTCCTCCGCTGCTCTTCTCAACGGCTT CCATAGATTTAGCATTAAAGGACGGGTTTATCCGGCAATTCTCCCAGTCCGAAACCGTCATGTTAGTGGCAGGGTGTTAATGGGAATAACGGATCCTGAATTGCATATTTTGGATGAATTTGAGGACGTTGAGTACCAAAGGACTCGCGTTGAGGTCTCTTTGCTG GAAAGTTCTGACAAATTACAAGCCCACGCTTATGTGTGGAGCAACGCTAGTGATCCCAACTTGTACGGCGATTGGGATTTTGag GAATGGAAACAAGTGCACAAGGAAAGTTTCATAAAGATGACGATGGGATTTATGGAAGAACAAGAGCTGCCTGGATCAAAGCCAAGAGTGGCCACTTACGAATCCTTCTATCAGCAAGATGCTGCTGAAAAGTGA
- the LOC105767906 gene encoding uncharacterized protein LOC105767906 isoform X1, producing the protein MKIVATASNNGWRWSFLFPHLSSSSRFILRKATLPLPIKLRLHPFKANNNIVASSNAKQANLFASRTQRVKLPVYDDTFKDKGDGGQPYHISQFLSHPSGIQAILNTRALENFELLDTNAYRCTLPKLALFNFEASPVLDLRVIPTKEDCIVELFSCKFKGSEVVERQNDHFSGKILKVVPDLLSAWLWVQTLETASMNRGRQHTLDLPLFIAKILVHWIYTRPFILLPTSAVEGPGNIMIQALLDRLVPLLLQQLVQDYSNWVQLQKQLIN; encoded by the exons ATGAAGATAGTAGCAACTGCGAGCAACAATGGATGGAGATGGAGCTTTCTATTTCCACACTTGAGTAGCAGCAGCAGGTTCAT TCTCAGGAAAGCCACTCTTCCACTCCCCATCAAACTCAGGCTACACCCTTTTAAAGCCAACAATAATATCGTGGCTTCCTCTAATGCAAAGCAAGCAAATTTGTTTGCTTCAAGGACCCAAAGGGTTAAGCTTCCGGTTTATGATGACACTTTCAAAGACAAGGGCGATGGCGGCCAACCTTATCATATCAGTCAATTTTTAAGCCACCCATCTGGGATCCAAGCTATACTAAACACTAGAGCCTTAGAAAATTTTGAGCTTCTTGACACCAATGCGTACAG GTGCACACTTCCAAAACTTGCGCTCTTCAACTTTGAAGCAAGTCCTGTACTTGACTTGCGAGTGATCCCCACAAAAGAAGACTGCATTGTTGAGTTATTTTCTTGCAAG TTCAAGGGTTCAGAAGTTGTGGAACGccaaaatgaccatttttcAG GCAAGATTTTGAAGGTCGTCCCTGACTTGCTATCTGCTTGGTTATGGGTTCAAACCCTTGAAACAGCCTCTATGAACAGGGGAAGGCAGCATACATTAGACCTGCCCCTGTTTATAGCCAAGATCCTTGTGCACTGG ATTTACACGCGACCTTTTATTTTACTGCCAACTTCAGCCGTTGAGGGTCCGGGAAATAT AATGATACAAGCTCTACTGGATAGACTTGTTCCTTTGCTTCTTCAGCAGCTAGTGCAAGATTACAGCAACTGGGTTCAACTCCAAAAGCAGCTGATAAATTAG
- the LOC105770642 gene encoding proteasome subunit beta type-6: MDLEMNLNAPHSMGTTIIGVTYNGGVVLGADSRTSTGMYVANRASDKITQLTDNVYVCRSGSAADSQIVSDYVRYFLHQHTIQLGQSATSKVAANLIRLLSYNNKNMLETGLIVGGWDKYEGGKIYAIPLGGTLIEQPFAIGGSGSSYLYGFFDQAWKEGMTKDEAEQLVVKAVSLAIARDGASGGVVRTVIINSEGVTRNFYPGDKLQLWHEELEPQNSLLDLLNSSSPEPMNI, from the exons ATGGATCTGGAAATGAACTTGAACGCCCCCCACTCCATGGGCACAACCATCATCGGTGTCACCTACAACGGCGGTGTCGTCCTCGGCGCCGATTCTCGTACCAGCACTG GGATGTATGTTGCTAACCGGGCATCTGACAAAATTACACAGCTCACTGATAACGTCTACGTTTGCCGCTCTGGATCC GCTGCTGATTCTCAGATTGTTTCCGATTATGTCCGCTATTTCCTTCACCAACATAC GATTCAGCTTGGCCAATCTGCAACTTCCAAAGTCGCTGCAAATCTTATCAGGCTACTATCCTACAATAACAAG AACATGCTTGAGACTGGCCTTATTGTTGGCGGGTGGGATAAGTATGAAGGTGGTAAAATATACGCAATTCCTCTTGGTGGAACTCTGATTGAGCAGCCTTTTGCTATTGGAG GATCTGGCTCCAGTTACCTATATGGATTTTTTGATCAAGCATGGAAGGAAGGAATGACAAAGGATGAAGCTGAG CAATTAGTGGTTAAGGCGGTTTCCCTTGCCATTGCTCGTGATGGTGCTAGCGGTGGTGTCGTTCGCACTGTGATT ATCAACTCTGAAGGAGTCACGAGGAACTTCTATCCCGGTGACAAACTGCAGCTATGGCATGAGGAATTGGAGCCTCAGAACTCGTTGCTGGATTTACTGAATTCTTCTAGTCCTGAACCCATgaatatttaa
- the LOC105767906 gene encoding uncharacterized protein LOC105767906 isoform X3 — MKIVATASNNGWRWSFLFPHLSSSSRFILRKATLPLPIKLRLHPFKANNNIVASSNAKQANLFASRTQRVKLPVYDDTFKDKGDGGQPYHISQFLSHPSGIQAILNTRALENFELLDTNAYRCTLPKLALFNFEASPVLDLRVIPTKEDCIVELFSCKFKGSEVVERQNDHFSATMINHITWDTNMSEPFLEVDVKLNLCLEIYTRPFILLPTSAVEGPGNIMIQALLDRLVPLLLQQLVQDYSNWVQLQKQLIN; from the exons ATGAAGATAGTAGCAACTGCGAGCAACAATGGATGGAGATGGAGCTTTCTATTTCCACACTTGAGTAGCAGCAGCAGGTTCAT TCTCAGGAAAGCCACTCTTCCACTCCCCATCAAACTCAGGCTACACCCTTTTAAAGCCAACAATAATATCGTGGCTTCCTCTAATGCAAAGCAAGCAAATTTGTTTGCTTCAAGGACCCAAAGGGTTAAGCTTCCGGTTTATGATGACACTTTCAAAGACAAGGGCGATGGCGGCCAACCTTATCATATCAGTCAATTTTTAAGCCACCCATCTGGGATCCAAGCTATACTAAACACTAGAGCCTTAGAAAATTTTGAGCTTCTTGACACCAATGCGTACAG GTGCACACTTCCAAAACTTGCGCTCTTCAACTTTGAAGCAAGTCCTGTACTTGACTTGCGAGTGATCCCCACAAAAGAAGACTGCATTGTTGAGTTATTTTCTTGCAAG TTCAAGGGTTCAGAAGTTGTGGAACGccaaaatgaccatttttcAG CTACTATGATAAATCATATTACTTGGGACACAAATATGTCTGAACCATTTTTAGAGGTTGATGTGAAGTTGAATCTATGTCTTGAG ATTTACACGCGACCTTTTATTTTACTGCCAACTTCAGCCGTTGAGGGTCCGGGAAATAT AATGATACAAGCTCTACTGGATAGACTTGTTCCTTTGCTTCTTCAGCAGCTAGTGCAAGATTACAGCAACTGGGTTCAACTCCAAAAGCAGCTGATAAATTAG
- the LOC105769318 gene encoding uncharacterized protein LOC105769318, producing the protein MNDQAQMMNQPPQMMMNTVQVQVPVQPQMMNQSHQLMASAAHSQAMNQLAASKSQPINSGPQMMTQPPPPMMLNRSYKPWQSQDPNQNPNPNKKFSSFNRNNNWKGKKVSFGKDSWKFENKPLPMGSVSAISSVPAASGSNTQGYKPPTLHELQNQNRLKARKFYGNKKKFNNSNNRFAPYAPRNTTSFIIRAKKSGGIASLVSPCPVTPAVLPTPIFSPSREVLGDMAKEEWGVDGYGSMKGLIRLRSPEAGHDDEEDDDGGNGGGSSDSDVEEHVEVERRLDHDLSRFEMIYPSYGGDYNNVLENRVDDQDTHIAQLEEENLTLKERLFLMERELGDLRRRLQFLERRSQIVEDVNEEVVENGSDNESEGGGSDVRVVTSAAANDNVEIVGFATGNTRNVDVVMEENNIGGMPRNEVLMDVFMDEIARGNELNNEGRVDVELKPQDVSEEIIRDKENEAKGEEAGGSEFVEEKIVEEDKDLSRYKETSNEAADYTETKNEEVHL; encoded by the coding sequence atgaacgaTCAGGCTCAGATGATGAATCAGCCACCGCAAATGATGATGAACACGGTTCAGGTCCAAGTTCCAGTTCAGCCGCAGATGATGAATCAGTCTCATCAGTTGATGGCGTCGGCGGCTCACTCTCAGGCGATGAATCAATTGGCGGCGTCTAAGTCGCAGCCTATAAACTCCGGTCCTCAGATGATGACTCAGCCACCACCTCCGATGATGTTGAATCGAAGCTACAAGCCTTGGCAATCTCAGGACCCaaaccaaaaccctaaccctaacaaGAAATTCTCTTCTTTCAATCGTAATAACAATTGGAAGGGGAAAAAAGTTTCATTCGGTAAAGATTCTTGGAAGTTCGAGAATAAGCCTTTACCCATGGGTTCTGTTTCTGCTATTTCTTCTGTTCCCGCTGCTTCTGGTAGTAATACTCAAGGATACAAACCTCCAACTCTACACGAGCTTCAAAATCAGAATCGGTTAAAAGCCAGAAAATTCTACGGCAACAAGAAGAAATTCAATAACAGCAACAACCGGTTTGCTCCTTACGCTCCGCGGAATACGACTTCGTTTATAATCCGAGCGAAAAAGTCAGGTGGAATAGCATCTTTAGTGTCGCCATGTCCTGTGACGCCCGCCGTTCTTCCTACGCCAATATTTTCACCATCGAGGGAGGTTTTGGGTGATATGGCCAAGGAAGAATGGGGTGTGGATGGTTATGGGTCGATGAAAGGGCTGATTCGGCTTCGATCACCAGAAGCTGGTCATGATGACGAGGAAGATGACGATGGGGGAAATGGTGGGGGTTCGAGTGACAGTGATGTGGAAGAACATGTGGAAGTGGAGAGGAGATTGGACCATGATTTAAGTAGGTTTGAGATGATATATCCAAGTTATGGAGGTGATTATAACAATGTTTTGGAGAATAGAGTGGACGATCAAGATACCCATATAGCACAATTGGAAGAAGAGAATTTAACACTAAAGGAAAGGTTGTTTTTAATGGAGAGGGAATTAGGGGATTTGAGGAGGAGGTTGCAGTTTTTAGAGAGGCGGAGTCAGATAGTGGAAGATGTTAATGAGGAGGTTGTAGAGAATGGGTCTGATAACGAGAGTGAGGGTGGTGGCTCTGATGTTAGGGTGGTTACCAGTGCTGCTGCTAATGATAATGTAGAAATTGTGGGGTTTGCTACTGGAAATACTAGAAACGTTGATGTTGTTATGGAGGAGAACAATATAGGTGGAATGCCACGGAATGAAGTTCTAATGGATGTTTTTATGGATGAGATTGCAAGAGGAAATGAGCTAAATAATGAAGGAAGAGTGGATGTTGAATTAAAGCCCCAAGATGTGAGCGAGGAAATAATTCGAgacaaagaaaatgaagctaAGGGTGAAGAAGCTGGTGGCAGTGAGTTTGTGGAGGAGAAGATTGTTGAAGAGGACAAGGATTTGTCGAGGTACAAAGAAACTAGCAATGAGGCTGCTGACTACACTGAAACAAAGAATGAGGAAGTGCACTTGTGA
- the LOC105767907 gene encoding uncharacterized protein LOC105767907 isoform X1, producing the protein MEGINEKEEAQKGSSPAELGKWAEIQDTLKKRVITVDDFPWRLASPSESEPQQQQLKYVGGVDVSFSKEEPSMACGSLVVLDLLHDLRLVYQEYTCLSLDIPYVPGFLAFREAPILLHLLAKMKKDASPFYPQVLMVDGNGLLHPRGFGLASHLGVIANIPTIGVGKNLHHVDGLTQSGVRKLLEAEENKAKGIITLRGNSGFIWGVAMRSEQGSLKPVFVSVGHRVSLETAIEIVNMTCKFRVPEPIRQADIRSREHLRKLKMK; encoded by the exons ATGGAAGGGATAAATGAGAAAGAGGAAGCACAAAAAGGTTCATCTCCGGCTGAATTGGGCAAATGGGCGGA GATTCAAGATACGCTCAAGAAAAGAGTGATTACGGTGGATGATTTCCCGTGGAGATTAGCCTCACCGTCGGAGTCGGAGCCACAGCAGCAACAGCTCAAGTATGTTGGAGGCGTAGACGTCAGCTTCTCCAAGGAAGAACCATCTATGGCATGTGGGAGTTTGGTGGTGTTGGACCTACTTCATGATCTACGCCTCGTCTATCAAGAGTACACTTGCCTCAGCCTTGACATTCCTTATGTCCCGGGCTTCCTTGCCTTCCGTGAG GCTCCCATTCTTTTACATCTCTTGGCGAAGATGAAAAAAGATGCTAGTCCTTTCTACCCACAG GTACTTATGGTGGATGGTAATGGATTACTTCACCCTCGAG GTTTTGGTTTGGCCTCTCATCTAGGTGTTATTGCTAATATTCCAACCATTGGTGTTGGAAAGAAC CTGCATCATGTTGATGGTCTTACTCAATCTGGGGTAAGAAAACTTCTCGAAGCTGAAGAAAACAAAGCCAAGGGCATTATTACTTTAAGAGGCAACTCAGGATTCATCTGGGGTGTG GCAATGAGATCAGAGCAAGGTTCACTGAAGCCTGTATTTGTTTCAGTTGGTCATAGAGTATCACTTGAAACTGCCATTGAGATTGTAAACATGACCTGCAAATTTCGTGTGCCAGAACCTATCAGGCAG GCTGATATAAGATCCAGAGAGCATCTTCGAAAGCTCAAAATGAAATGA
- the LOC105767907 gene encoding uncharacterized protein LOC105767907 isoform X3, protein MEGINEKEEAQKGSSPAELGKWAEIQDTLKKRVITVDDFPWRLASPSESEPQQQQLKYVGGVDVSFSKEEPSMACGSLVVLDLLHDLRLVYQEYTCLSLDIPYVPGFLAFREAPILLHLLAKMKKDASPFYPQVLMVDGNGLLHPRGFGLASHLGVIANIPTIGVGKNLHHVDGLTQSGVRKLLEAEENKAKGIITLRGNSGFIWGVVLIYLMLESVILMQL, encoded by the exons ATGGAAGGGATAAATGAGAAAGAGGAAGCACAAAAAGGTTCATCTCCGGCTGAATTGGGCAAATGGGCGGA GATTCAAGATACGCTCAAGAAAAGAGTGATTACGGTGGATGATTTCCCGTGGAGATTAGCCTCACCGTCGGAGTCGGAGCCACAGCAGCAACAGCTCAAGTATGTTGGAGGCGTAGACGTCAGCTTCTCCAAGGAAGAACCATCTATGGCATGTGGGAGTTTGGTGGTGTTGGACCTACTTCATGATCTACGCCTCGTCTATCAAGAGTACACTTGCCTCAGCCTTGACATTCCTTATGTCCCGGGCTTCCTTGCCTTCCGTGAG GCTCCCATTCTTTTACATCTCTTGGCGAAGATGAAAAAAGATGCTAGTCCTTTCTACCCACAG GTACTTATGGTGGATGGTAATGGATTACTTCACCCTCGAG GTTTTGGTTTGGCCTCTCATCTAGGTGTTATTGCTAATATTCCAACCATTGGTGTTGGAAAGAAC CTGCATCATGTTGATGGTCTTACTCAATCTGGGGTAAGAAAACTTCTCGAAGCTGAAGAAAACAAAGCCAAGGGCATTATTACTTTAAGAGGCAACTCAGGATTCATCTGGGGTGTG GTGTTGATTTATTTAATGCTGGAGTCCGTCATTCTTATGCAACTTTGA
- the LOC105767906 gene encoding uncharacterized protein LOC105767906 isoform X2, producing MKIVATASNNGWRWSFLFPHLSSSSSLRKATLPLPIKLRLHPFKANNNIVASSNAKQANLFASRTQRVKLPVYDDTFKDKGDGGQPYHISQFLSHPSGIQAILNTRALENFELLDTNAYRCTLPKLALFNFEASPVLDLRVIPTKEDCIVELFSCKFKGSEVVERQNDHFSGKILKVVPDLLSAWLWVQTLETASMNRGRQHTLDLPLFIAKILVHWIYTRPFILLPTSAVEGPGNIMIQALLDRLVPLLLQQLVQDYSNWVQLQKQLIN from the exons ATGAAGATAGTAGCAACTGCGAGCAACAATGGATGGAGATGGAGCTTTCTATTTCCACACTTGAGTAGCAGCAGCAG TCTCAGGAAAGCCACTCTTCCACTCCCCATCAAACTCAGGCTACACCCTTTTAAAGCCAACAATAATATCGTGGCTTCCTCTAATGCAAAGCAAGCAAATTTGTTTGCTTCAAGGACCCAAAGGGTTAAGCTTCCGGTTTATGATGACACTTTCAAAGACAAGGGCGATGGCGGCCAACCTTATCATATCAGTCAATTTTTAAGCCACCCATCTGGGATCCAAGCTATACTAAACACTAGAGCCTTAGAAAATTTTGAGCTTCTTGACACCAATGCGTACAG GTGCACACTTCCAAAACTTGCGCTCTTCAACTTTGAAGCAAGTCCTGTACTTGACTTGCGAGTGATCCCCACAAAAGAAGACTGCATTGTTGAGTTATTTTCTTGCAAG TTCAAGGGTTCAGAAGTTGTGGAACGccaaaatgaccatttttcAG GCAAGATTTTGAAGGTCGTCCCTGACTTGCTATCTGCTTGGTTATGGGTTCAAACCCTTGAAACAGCCTCTATGAACAGGGGAAGGCAGCATACATTAGACCTGCCCCTGTTTATAGCCAAGATCCTTGTGCACTGG ATTTACACGCGACCTTTTATTTTACTGCCAACTTCAGCCGTTGAGGGTCCGGGAAATAT AATGATACAAGCTCTACTGGATAGACTTGTTCCTTTGCTTCTTCAGCAGCTAGTGCAAGATTACAGCAACTGGGTTCAACTCCAAAAGCAGCTGATAAATTAG